In the Vanessa cardui chromosome 10, ilVanCard2.1, whole genome shotgun sequence genome, one interval contains:
- the LOC124532847 gene encoding trafficking protein particle complex subunit 3 → MSRQTSRLDAKKVNSELLTLTYGALVSQMLKETENPEDVNKQLERIGYNMGVRLIEDFLARTTSTRCLEMRETADKIQQAFRLYLNMQPTVTSWSSAGDEFSLVWDQCSLSEWVEMPNNGLKYCALIPGAIRGALQMVQLDVQCWFVQDQLKGDAVTELRVKYIKRLEDAVPAGED, encoded by the exons ATGTCGCGTCAAACTTCTCGCCTGGACGCTAAAAAAGTG AATTCTGAACTATTGACGCTTACGTATGGTGCTTTAGTTTCCCAAATGCTAAAGGAAACTGAAAACCCAGAGGATGTAAACAAACAGTTGGAGCGAATTGGTTACAACATGGGCGTACGACTTATCGAAGACTTTCTCGCTCGGACAACGTCGACTCGCTGCCTGGAAATGAGGGAGACAGCTGATAAAATTCAACAGGCCTTTAG GTTATACTTGAACATGCAGCCCACTGTTACCAGCTGGAGCAGTGCAGGTGATGAATTCTCCCTCGTGTGGGACCAGTGCTCACTCAGTGAATGGGTTGAAATGCCAAATAATGGACTTAAGTATTGTGCTCTGATACCAGGAGCCATAAGGGGTGCCTTGCAAATGGTGCAGCTAGATGTCCAGTGTTGGTTTGTTCAG GATCAGTTAAAAGGTGATGCAGTTACTGAGCTTAGAGTGAAGTATATAAAGAGGTTGGAAGATGCTGTGCCCGCGGGAGAGGATTAG